Proteins from one Tenrec ecaudatus isolate mTenEca1 chromosome 8, mTenEca1.hap1, whole genome shotgun sequence genomic window:
- the HIGD1A gene encoding HIG1 domain family member 1A, mitochondrial, whose protein sequence is MSSNTDLSLSSYDEDQGSKLIRKAKESPFVPIGIAGCAAIVAYGLYKLKSRGDTKMSVHLIHMRVAAQGFVVGAMTVGMVYSMYREYWAKPKP, encoded by the exons ATGTCATCCAACACAgatctttctctttcttcataTGATGAAGACCAGGGATCCAAACTCATCAGAAAAGCTAAAGAGTCCCCATTTGTCCCCATTG GAATCGCGGGCTGTGCAGCAATCGTGGCGTACGGCTTGTACAAGCTGAAGAGCCGGGGAGACACCAAGATGTCCGTCCACCTGATCCACATGCGTGTGGCAGCACAAGGCTTTGTCGTGGGAGCCATGACTGTTG GTATGGTCTATTCCATGTATCGGGAATACTGGGCCAAGCCTAAGCCGTAG